From a single Paenibacillus sp. FSL W8-0426 genomic region:
- a CDS encoding DUF5695 domain-containing protein, giving the protein MTMISKKWKPLMIALLLAIPSLPLQVSALPKAAAAAVKTAISNASLSAKVGDLGQIEELYINNNPTNKQGEPINFVLPNTTSPQNGTQHQWMGEMIFSYRTGANEQFPDNRDGFVEVDTNKTLAAGGSTQYSTINPDNPYINKTASADGKKVEVNFIGQNLDSTDQRVMKGFDVKSVFDMETDDGSMLWEITLKNKSNQYIEFGDIGLPMPWNNKYQTLSDTYDDRVTVHNFAGADSGYSYAIRTSGEGNFMLFTPVPESGARIEYVDYWMHEAGERRAADTFRNWTGDSGGWYPGLNVLYIHSKEIQKTGRGYFTDASSLVLGPDESKTYKFKFSAVRGGDNTPQESAQSPNNSSTSMEDREANLRSILYKSGMIDAVAVPGFQTAINMPVKLDLHYDDSIVDVQSIDIQNVAENDPFDEAHIPDIKPGKSRKEMVDNSRAGRGLPDGNPGYNESVEFVETKIVNGEQHHIYSLQFDSIGNNSVRIEYKLKDGNEWVDKFTQFEFNVLAELDAISDAHSEFMVEQTQDNNPESPTYGNYFDWYLSSGMDLNTNHWGDDWSHDNINFMTMKNYLAPNPDEIRSIETYLIDFMWERYMKNTQDSYIVANWLKDSGAYTDKDKPYTRTFSEIMEATGFFNMYRIQKAYPNLIEYRESPQFYLEKAYNIYYKRVSTGAIGFYGEQQIPDMIEALKEEGMQTESANLQKKFALDKGRNMTRATYPYGSEFEYDNTGEEGAYASAKALRTYYPADSLTGAAEKSMEMADWKTRAMRGIQPTWFHYSVPVFRGGEGWWNFQYTASLAGYIMDDWLRYENDGRSVEQKAIAQQRNYAAKISNFNAVNMGQISANSVGSTSWRYSMYKGGTGTKDVYDGGSRVMSNGWNDFSGESEEGLYGSLLSISSDIVTDPVFGLFGYGALVTDEGDSYNITPKDGFGKRINLIDEKIYLELESDKIESAQIQKDGNGFTLQLLNPSGKEHTSRILFDGVGMENGYYTMKLNGAAAGQFYVQNNEGVAMFQMGSVQRAELIIEKSAGGENEAPQIIAELATQHPQALIPFMLNGIVTDDGAPEGTLSYQWEVVSAPDGGKLTFTHPKASITQATGTKEGSYTVMLSASDGQLTGSNQVNFELALPPEKQPPAIGQVSAVQDVGNNSIVVLSGEAIPDPVHSEEEEPQLKYSWAIKQKPEGSADISFVDGDKTAAYARVSKAGTYTFTFSAADGDKKASKDVTIEIKEDTVDVYRALSVVTKKDIEPELPGQIYILSEDGYLEQEITWDAIDPSSYASAGQFEAKGNVVGSALEVRATVHVVNTELQNAALTAKASASFSGGDGYPEAMNNGIEPKSSADFSPNRGAPNSAWHNWGREGDPAWVTYEWDQPFLASSMDVYVFQDNGGNFRPKDMQLMLRGEDGKWYTPRDIKGLGNELNKYNTTTFEPAYITGVRMDMKPSVNGSGILEWKVYGYTGAVDKSELIKVYNYVNTLNASNLADPGLAPIEASKTDASAVIKNMNATDEEVTLALEKLLMDLRLLSPRDGNMAFLANASSSYTSPWESLAAVNDGKKDGNNISHWGTWGHEGAEEWVQYEWPQGASIRSSNLVLWSDAGGIKPPTQIVYSYIPADSATDEWVTAGTVTEGIKVVEHTPAESSNPYTFDPVMNVKALRVTLTKQSQAGDNGVGLWEWEVLQAGSSPDREAPVTPVGVAPSVLHGDDGKLIGVTTEMEYKKEGEEEYTAIAGIEVTGLTAGKYYVRYMKTGSLSASPDKEVVIPEGQTQEQAAPDASGWVISHANSDTGIKGIIEGLDDTMEYRKLGEEDYTPVTGSSISDLEPGSYQIRYAATDILKASPPVTVDIRNEAKADREAPTAEGLVITPPTAAGGNDGRIENVTVDMEYRKADQGGYMPASGTSIEGLEAGSYELRYAGTDLSNPSPAILIVVPDGTKQEQNPPSNAEVKTVNVSASGAKDGKITGVSPGMEYRQVGGDAGSWNAITGTEVTGLGNGVYEVRYKETATHYASQSLTVVISNPVINPKPTETQPSTDAPVSVIAPSPTPESIKVEGNWIKIVAPKTDTKTGKAKGAPIRQEDLNKALEHVKANSSNVKTLIVEIPKAEGANAYAVELPAAALTAEHANIKIEINTEFGTVTVPSNMLKYTSGAKSVELSLGRLDTVKLHSDVKSVTASRPVIVFAVQLDGVETVALNAPAEIRVLYAPDVEELANSKYLTVSYLAANSTIVQLLNGKYDSALQAMVFPAANTGEYAVVYTKKFFNDVIKDSWYAPAVETMASKGFIDGTSATSFSPGQKVTRGEYLAWLVRTLDLKAEFNTTFSDIKRTDLYYEEIGIAKALGIALGSNGSFYSETDIARQDLAVLTMRALRAVGKTEQTRTAEDLNRFTDAANVAKYAIDDMDAMVKMGFINGRSNVILSPDGTTTRAEAAQVLYKIFLQL; this is encoded by the coding sequence ATGCCCTGGAACAACAAATACCAGACCTTATCCGATACCTATGATGACCGTGTGACGGTGCATAATTTCGCAGGTGCTGACAGTGGATATTCTTATGCCATCCGCACCAGTGGTGAGGGAAACTTCATGCTCTTCACTCCGGTGCCGGAAAGCGGCGCTCGAATCGAGTATGTGGATTATTGGATGCATGAGGCAGGAGAGCGGCGTGCTGCAGACACCTTTAGAAACTGGACAGGAGACAGTGGCGGCTGGTATCCGGGGCTGAACGTGCTCTATATCCACTCCAAAGAAATCCAGAAAACGGGACGCGGATACTTTACGGATGCTTCCAGCCTCGTCCTAGGCCCGGATGAGTCCAAGACGTATAAGTTCAAATTTTCAGCAGTCCGTGGAGGCGACAATACGCCGCAGGAGAGCGCCCAAAGCCCTAATAACAGTTCGACTTCAATGGAAGACCGTGAAGCCAATCTCCGGTCCATCCTGTATAAATCAGGCATGATTGATGCCGTAGCGGTGCCGGGCTTCCAGACAGCCATCAATATGCCTGTCAAGCTGGACCTGCACTATGACGACAGTATCGTTGATGTACAATCCATCGATATTCAAAATGTGGCAGAGAATGATCCGTTTGACGAAGCGCATATTCCGGATATCAAACCTGGGAAGAGCAGAAAGGAAATGGTTGACAACTCGCGGGCCGGACGTGGACTGCCTGACGGAAACCCCGGTTACAACGAGTCGGTTGAGTTTGTGGAGACCAAGATCGTAAATGGTGAACAGCATCATATCTATTCACTTCAGTTTGATTCGATCGGCAACAACAGCGTGCGTATCGAATATAAGCTGAAGGACGGCAACGAATGGGTAGATAAATTCACTCAATTTGAGTTCAATGTTCTGGCCGAGCTGGATGCAATCTCGGATGCGCATTCCGAATTCATGGTTGAGCAAACACAGGATAACAACCCGGAAAGTCCAACTTACGGGAACTATTTCGACTGGTATCTTTCAAGCGGCATGGATCTCAACACAAACCACTGGGGAGATGACTGGAGCCATGACAACATTAATTTCATGACGATGAAGAACTATCTGGCTCCCAACCCCGATGAAATTCGATCTATCGAGACATACCTGATCGACTTCATGTGGGAACGATACATGAAGAATACGCAGGATAGCTATATCGTTGCGAACTGGCTGAAAGATTCTGGAGCGTACACCGACAAGGATAAGCCTTATACACGTACGTTCTCCGAAATCATGGAAGCTACCGGATTTTTCAACATGTACCGGATTCAGAAGGCTTATCCTAATCTGATCGAGTACCGGGAATCACCTCAGTTTTATCTGGAGAAAGCTTATAACATCTACTATAAGCGCGTTTCCACCGGAGCCATCGGATTCTACGGCGAGCAGCAAATTCCGGATATGATTGAAGCACTGAAGGAAGAGGGGATGCAGACCGAGTCAGCCAATCTGCAGAAGAAGTTCGCCCTCGACAAGGGACGGAATATGACTAGAGCCACTTATCCTTACGGCTCGGAATTTGAATATGACAATACTGGTGAAGAAGGGGCTTATGCATCAGCGAAGGCTCTGCGCACGTACTATCCAGCAGACTCTCTTACAGGTGCAGCTGAGAAAAGTATGGAAATGGCCGATTGGAAAACACGTGCCATGCGCGGGATTCAGCCTACCTGGTTCCATTATTCCGTGCCCGTCTTCCGCGGCGGTGAAGGCTGGTGGAATTTTCAATATACGGCGTCTTTAGCAGGATACATTATGGATGACTGGCTTAGGTATGAGAATGATGGCAGATCAGTGGAGCAGAAGGCAATTGCACAGCAGCGCAATTATGCCGCGAAGATTTCGAACTTTAACGCCGTCAATATGGGACAGATTTCGGCTAATTCCGTTGGCAGCACCTCTTGGAGATATTCGATGTATAAAGGAGGCACAGGCACGAAGGACGTATACGATGGTGGCTCACGCGTCATGAGTAACGGCTGGAATGATTTTTCAGGCGAATCGGAAGAAGGCCTCTATGGTTCCCTTCTCAGCATCAGCTCCGATATTGTGACTGATCCCGTATTTGGGCTGTTCGGTTATGGAGCGCTGGTGACTGACGAAGGAGACAGCTACAACATTACGCCGAAAGACGGCTTCGGCAAGCGGATCAATCTGATCGATGAGAAAATCTATTTGGAGCTGGAAAGCGATAAAATAGAAAGCGCGCAAATTCAAAAAGATGGTAACGGTTTTACACTTCAGCTCCTGAATCCATCAGGGAAAGAGCATACTTCACGGATTTTGTTCGATGGAGTGGGGATGGAGAACGGATACTATACCATGAAGCTGAATGGTGCAGCTGCCGGACAGTTCTATGTTCAGAACAATGAAGGCGTTGCCATGTTTCAGATGGGTAGCGTGCAGCGTGCTGAATTGATCATTGAAAAGTCAGCTGGCGGTGAAAATGAAGCTCCGCAAATTATTGCAGAGCTGGCGACACAACATCCACAGGCGTTGATTCCATTTATGCTGAATGGGATTGTAACCGATGATGGCGCGCCTGAAGGGACTCTGTCTTACCAATGGGAAGTGGTCAGCGCCCCGGATGGCGGCAAGCTCACCTTTACTCATCCGAAAGCAAGCATTACACAGGCTACGGGTACCAAAGAAGGCTCTTATACGGTTATGCTTAGCGCAAGTGATGGACAACTGACGGGCTCTAACCAAGTAAACTTCGAGCTGGCCTTACCGCCGGAGAAACAACCTCCAGCAATTGGCCAAGTGTCTGCGGTTCAGGATGTTGGCAATAACAGTATCGTGGTATTGTCCGGGGAGGCCATTCCCGATCCTGTGCATAGCGAGGAAGAAGAACCCCAGTTGAAGTACTCATGGGCCATTAAGCAAAAGCCCGAAGGTTCAGCGGACATTTCCTTTGTGGATGGTGACAAAACAGCGGCCTATGCACGTGTAAGCAAGGCAGGTACCTACACGTTTACCTTCAGTGCGGCAGACGGAGACAAGAAGGCCAGCAAGGATGTAACGATAGAGATCAAGGAAGATACCGTTGACGTTTACCGGGCACTTAGCGTTGTTACCAAGAAGGATATTGAACCAGAACTTCCTGGACAAATCTATATTTTATCAGAGGACGGGTATCTGGAGCAGGAAATCACTTGGGATGCCATTGATCCAAGCAGCTATGCTAGTGCAGGCCAATTCGAAGCCAAAGGAAACGTCGTTGGCAGTGCTTTGGAGGTTCGGGCTACCGTCCATGTCGTGAATACTGAGCTGCAAAATGCGGCGCTGACAGCCAAGGCTTCCGCCAGCTTCTCTGGTGGCGACGGTTATCCGGAAGCGATGAATAACGGCATTGAACCTAAAAGCTCGGCAGATTTCTCTCCGAACCGAGGTGCCCCCAACAGTGCATGGCATAACTGGGGTAGAGAAGGAGATCCGGCATGGGTGACGTATGAATGGGATCAGCCATTCCTGGCCTCATCCATGGATGTATATGTATTTCAAGACAACGGCGGGAACTTCCGTCCGAAGGATATGCAGCTTATGCTTCGCGGCGAAGATGGAAAATGGTACACCCCGCGGGACATAAAGGGATTGGGCAATGAACTTAATAAATACAATACGACTACCTTTGAGCCCGCCTATATTACAGGTGTTCGTATGGACATGAAGCCTTCCGTTAATGGCAGCGGTATTCTGGAATGGAAGGTATACGGCTATACCGGAGCGGTAGATAAGTCAGAACTGATCAAGGTCTATAACTATGTAAATACATTAAATGCTTCAAACCTTGCAGATCCTGGCCTTGCGCCAATCGAAGCGTCGAAGACAGATGCTTCTGCTGTGATCAAGAATATGAATGCCACAGACGAAGAAGTTACCCTGGCGCTTGAGAAGCTGCTGATGGATTTGCGTCTGCTCAGTCCGAGAGACGGCAATATGGCCTTCCTCGCAAATGCTTCTTCCAGCTATACCTCTCCTTGGGAGAGTCTGGCAGCAGTAAACGACGGAAAGAAAGATGGCAACAACATTTCGCATTGGGGAACCTGGGGTCATGAAGGCGCAGAGGAGTGGGTGCAATATGAATGGCCGCAGGGTGCATCTATCCGGAGTTCGAATCTGGTGCTGTGGTCAGATGCCGGCGGAATCAAGCCGCCTACCCAAATTGTATATTCCTATATCCCGGCGGATAGCGCAACTGATGAATGGGTAACTGCGGGAACGGTTACGGAGGGAATCAAAGTGGTTGAACATACTCCGGCGGAATCCTCCAATCCGTACACGTTTGATCCGGTGATGAATGTAAAGGCACTGCGGGTAACCCTGACCAAGCAATCACAGGCAGGCGATAACGGTGTTGGCCTATGGGAATGGGAAGTTCTCCAGGCCGGATCCAGTCCTGATCGTGAGGCTCCAGTAACACCGGTCGGGGTGGCCCCGTCCGTTCTCCATGGAGATGACGGCAAATTGATCGGTGTGACAACAGAAATGGAGTATAAGAAGGAAGGCGAAGAAGAATATACAGCAATTGCAGGAATTGAGGTCACAGGTCTCACCGCCGGTAAATATTATGTCCGGTATATGAAGACTGGTTCGCTGAGCGCCAGCCCGGATAAGGAAGTCGTTATACCGGAAGGGCAGACACAGGAGCAGGCTGCACCCGATGCGAGTGGGTGGGTGATCTCACACGCCAATTCGGATACCGGTATAAAAGGCATAATTGAGGGTTTGGATGATACGATGGAATACCGGAAGCTGGGCGAAGAGGACTACACGCCTGTTACAGGTTCGAGTATTAGCGATCTGGAGCCCGGCAGTTATCAGATCCGGTATGCAGCCACAGACATCCTAAAGGCAAGCCCGCCGGTAACCGTGGACATTCGCAATGAAGCCAAGGCAGACAGAGAGGCACCAACAGCGGAAGGACTCGTCATTACACCGCCTACAGCGGCAGGCGGAAATGATGGCAGAATTGAAAATGTGACTGTTGATATGGAGTACCGAAAGGCGGATCAAGGTGGTTACATGCCGGCTAGTGGAACCAGCATTGAAGGACTGGAGGCTGGCAGCTACGAGCTCCGGTACGCCGGAACGGATTTGAGCAATCCAAGTCCTGCGATCCTGATCGTTGTGCCTGACGGAACCAAGCAGGAGCAAAATCCCCCGTCCAATGCAGAGGTCAAGACTGTAAATGTCAGTGCATCTGGGGCCAAGGACGGCAAGATCACTGGTGTAAGTCCTGGAATGGAATACCGGCAAGTGGGTGGGGACGCTGGCAGCTGGAATGCGATCACAGGCACAGAGGTTACAGGTCTTGGTAACGGAGTCTACGAAGTAAGATATAAAGAAACGGCAACTCATTATGCGAGCCAATCCCTTACTGTCGTTATCAGCAATCCAGTCATCAATCCGAAGCCTACGGAAACACAGCCGTCAACGGATGCACCTGTGTCAGTCATCGCACCTTCACCGACTCCTGAAAGCATAAAAGTCGAAGGGAATTGGATTAAGATTGTGGCACCAAAGACGGATACCAAAACCGGTAAAGCTAAAGGAGCACCCATCCGGCAGGAAGACCTTAATAAGGCTCTGGAGCATGTAAAGGCGAATAGCAGTAATGTTAAAACGCTCATAGTGGAAATACCGAAAGCAGAGGGAGCAAATGCCTATGCGGTTGAGCTTCCTGCCGCTGCACTAACCGCAGAGCATGCCAACATCAAGATCGAGATTAACACGGAATTTGGAACCGTTACCGTACCTTCTAATATGCTGAAGTATACATCAGGTGCCAAGAGTGTAGAACTGTCACTAGGTCGGCTAGATACAGTAAAGCTTCATTCAGATGTAAAATCAGTGACAGCCAGCAGACCTGTTATTGTATTCGCTGTCCAATTAGATGGAGTAGAAACGGTAGCCCTGAATGCACCGGCTGAAATCAGAGTGCTTTATGCTCCTGATGTTGAAGAATTGGCCAATTCCAAATACCTTACAGTTTCGTACTTGGCTGCAAACAGTACGATTGTTCAGCTGCTGAATGGCAAATACGACAGTGCTCTACAAGCCATGGTTTTTCCAGCGGCAAACACAGGTGAATATGCAGTTGTTTATACGAAGAAGTTCTTCAATGATGTCATCAAGGATTCGTGGTACGCACCAGCGGTTGAAACCATGGCGTCCAAAGGATTCATCGACGGGACATCGGCAACAAGCTTTAGTCCCGGACAAAAGGTCACAAGAGGTGAGTATCTAGCTTGGTTGGTAAGGACACTGGATCTCAAAGCAGAGTTCAACACCACCTTCAGTGATATAAAGCGAACAGACCTCTACTATGAGGAAATCGGAATCGCGAAAGCACTCGGGATCGCCCTGGGCTCGAACGGCAGCTTCTATTCGGAAACGGACATTGCTAGACAAGATTTGGCTGTGCTGACCATGCGGGCTTTGCGGGCAGTGGGCAAAACCGAGCAGACCCGTACAGCTGAGGATCTCAATAGATTTACAGATGCGGCAAATGTAGCAAAGTACGCAATCGATGACATGGATGCAATGGTCAAAATGGGTTTCATAAACGGGCGAAGCAATGTCATCTTGAGTCCTGACGGAACGACAACCAGAGCAGAAGCAGCTCAGGTTCTGTATAAGATTTTCTTGCAGCTATAA